The following coding sequences are from one SAR116 cluster alpha proteobacterium HIMB100 window:
- a CDS encoding chaperonin GroL (PFAM: TCP-1/cpn60 chaperonin family~TIGRFAM: chaperonin GroL) codes for MAAKDVKFGSDARARMMEGVDTLANAVKVTLGPKGRNVVLEKAFGAPRITKDGVTVAKDIELADKFQNMGAQMVREVASKANDAAGDGTTTATVLAQAIAQEGAKSVAAGMNPMDLKRGIDMAVEAVVASLETQSKKITTSDEVAQVGTISANGEGDIGSMIAEAMERVGNEGVITVEEAKSLETELDVVEGMQFDRGYLSPYFVTDTEKMRATLEDPYILLHEKKLSNLQDMLPVLEKVVQSGRPLLIIAEDIEGEALATLVVNRLRGGLKVAAVKAPGFGDRRKAMMEDIAILTNGSVISEEIGIKLDTVTLDMLGTAKRVEITKEETTIVDGAGAKDDIEARCNQIRAQAEETTSDYDREKLQERLAKLAGGVAVIRVGGATEVEVKERKDRVDDAMHATRAAVQEGIVPGGGSALVKAIPSLEGLKPANNDQEVGINIIRQAIQAPARQISMNAGDEGAVVVGKLMETTDANLGYNAQTGTFEDLIKAGVIDPTKVVRSALQNAASVAGLLITTEAMVGEKDEPKPAAPAAPDMGGMGGMGGF; via the coding sequence ATGGCTGCAAAAGACGTAAAATTCGGTTCTGATGCACGTGCACGCATGATGGAAGGGGTGGATACCCTGGCCAATGCCGTGAAGGTAACACTTGGCCCGAAAGGCCGTAACGTGGTTCTGGAAAAAGCCTTTGGCGCACCGCGGATCACTAAAGATGGTGTGACTGTCGCCAAAGACATTGAACTGGCAGACAAGTTCCAGAATATGGGTGCGCAAATGGTGCGCGAAGTGGCTTCCAAGGCCAATGATGCTGCTGGTGACGGCACAACAACAGCCACCGTTCTGGCTCAGGCGATTGCTCAGGAAGGCGCGAAGTCAGTTGCTGCTGGCATGAACCCGATGGATCTGAAACGGGGCATCGATATGGCTGTTGAAGCTGTTGTGGCTTCACTGGAAACACAGTCAAAGAAAATCACCACCTCTGATGAAGTTGCTCAGGTCGGCACAATCTCGGCCAATGGCGAAGGTGACATCGGCTCCATGATCGCAGAAGCAATGGAACGTGTTGGTAATGAAGGTGTGATCACTGTTGAAGAAGCAAAAAGCCTGGAAACAGAGCTGGATGTTGTTGAAGGCATGCAGTTCGATCGCGGCTATCTGTCTCCTTACTTTGTAACTGACACTGAAAAGATGCGAGCTACATTGGAAGATCCCTATATTCTGCTGCATGAAAAGAAGCTGTCAAACCTGCAGGACATGCTGCCAGTTCTGGAAAAGGTTGTGCAGTCTGGTCGTCCACTGCTGATCATTGCAGAAGACATTGAAGGCGAAGCCTTGGCCACATTGGTGGTGAACCGTCTGCGCGGCGGCCTGAAGGTTGCTGCTGTAAAGGCACCTGGTTTTGGTGACCGCCGTAAAGCCATGATGGAAGATATCGCCATCCTGACAAACGGGTCAGTGATTTCAGAAGAAATCGGCATCAAGCTGGACACGGTCACATTGGATATGCTGGGCACAGCCAAGCGGGTTGAAATCACCAAAGAAGAAACCACCATCGTTGATGGCGCAGGTGCAAAGGATGATATCGAAGCCCGTTGTAACCAGATCCGTGCACAGGCTGAAGAAACCACTTCAGACTATGATCGTGAAAAGCTGCAGGAACGTCTGGCCAAGCTGGCCGGCGGTGTGGCTGTTATCCGTGTTGGCGGTGCAACAGAAGTTGAAGTGAAGGAACGCAAAGACCGTGTTGATGATGCAATGCACGCCACACGCGCTGCGGTTCAGGAAGGCATTGTTCCTGGCGGCGGGTCAGCTCTGGTCAAGGCGATCCCAAGCCTCGAAGGTCTGAAGCCTGCGAATAATGATCAGGAAGTCGGCATCAACATCATCCGTCAGGCCATCCAGGCCCCAGCCCGCCAGATTTCAATGAATGCTGGTGACGAAGGTGCGGTTGTGGTTGGCAAGCTGATGGAAACCACAGACGCGAATCTTGGTTACAACGCACAGACAGGCACTTTTGAAGATCTGATCAAAGCTGGTGTGATTGACCCGACAAAGGTTGTCCGTTCTGCTCTGCAGAATGCGGCATCTGTTGCCGGTCTGCTGATCACCACTGAAGCTATGGTTGGTGAAAAGGACGAGCCTAAGCCAGCAGCCCCGGCGGCCCCTGATATGGGCGGCATGGGCGGCATGGGCGGCTTCTAA
- a CDS encoding Co-chaperonin GroES (PFAM: Chaperonin 10 Kd subunit), with amino-acid sequence MKFRPLHDRVLVEREESEEKTAGGIIIPDTAKEKPMQGKVVAVGSGSRDEQGKVTPLDVKEGDTVLFGKWSGTEIKLDGTDYLIMKESDIMGIIG; translated from the coding sequence ATGAAATTTCGGCCGCTTCACGACCGTGTTCTTGTTGAGCGCGAAGAATCAGAAGAAAAAACAGCTGGCGGAATCATCATTCCAGATACAGCAAAAGAAAAGCCAATGCAGGGCAAAGTCGTTGCTGTTGGTTCAGGCAGCAGAGATGAGCAGGGCAAAGTCACCCCGCTGGACGTCAAAGAAGGCGATACCGTTCTGTTCGGCAAATGGTCAGGCACAGAAATCAAGCTGGATGGCACTGATTACCTGATTATGAAGGAATCAGACATTATGGGTATCATTGGCTGA